In a single window of the Verrucomicrobiaceae bacterium genome:
- a CDS encoding PEP-CTERM sorting domain-containing protein, protein MTCLTKTYLASLGPLGARRVVCVLVALWGLGFGHLGAATVNFHDVPGNALLQADGVSALDDSFRFELGTFKSSFVPTAQNIQDWVLNWEPFSRAEAPAFNGWNSSVSYFDKDAELLPDGTSDQGLSSDVFAAGDAVYLWIYDVMTLNGAFEWALITNDSSDSNVANNWVMPDPSETFSTDFTLASASKAIWGGVNNVQGAGDFAAPLTIFHLQTHTVPEPAGAVLLLSAAGCAVMRRKR, encoded by the coding sequence ATGACTTGCCTGACCAAGACCTATTTAGCAAGCCTCGGCCCATTGGGTGCGCGGAGAGTGGTCTGTGTGCTCGTGGCGCTGTGGGGGCTGGGATTTGGGCACTTGGGTGCTGCTACGGTCAATTTCCATGATGTGCCCGGCAATGCATTGCTCCAGGCAGATGGCGTGTCGGCGCTGGATGACTCATTCCGCTTTGAGCTAGGGACTTTTAAGTCCAGCTTCGTCCCCACCGCTCAGAATATCCAGGACTGGGTCCTGAACTGGGAGCCTTTCTCCAGGGCAGAGGCACCGGCCTTTAACGGGTGGAATAGCTCAGTTTCGTATTTTGATAAAGATGCTGAGCTGCTGCCGGACGGCACGAGCGATCAGGGGCTATCGAGCGATGTCTTTGCGGCTGGTGATGCCGTGTATCTGTGGATTTATGATGTGATGACTCTCAATGGCGCCTTTGAGTGGGCACTGATCACCAATGACAGCTCCGATAGCAATGTGGCGAACAATTGGGTCATGCCTGATCCGAGTGAGACTTTTTCTACCGATTTTACCTTGGCTTCTGCGAGTAAGGCCATCTGGGGTGGGGTGAACAATGTGCAGGGTGCGGGAGATTTCGCCGCCCCGCTGACGATTTTTCACCTCCAGACACACACCGTGCCGGAGCCTGCGGGAGCCGTGCTGCTGCTGTCCGCTGCTGGTTGTGCGGTGATGCGGCGAAAACGCTGA